From a single Apium graveolens cultivar Ventura chromosome 2, ASM990537v1, whole genome shotgun sequence genomic region:
- the LOC141684829 gene encoding protein FAR1-RELATED SEQUENCE 5-like — protein sequence MLPPTQKKRVYRKIFNDDEVIDVDSIEDKINDPGKRKTHSDDDVGFGWKNHDVHGDSDDSNDSFNGDDDDKINDENFIGNMNDVVPCVGMMFDSLDEAESFYRGYGRSIGFEIIIRSSHKHSRNGGISSRLYICRKGGRLGPKPLEVEDRAKGKRPRDVIPRTCCRARMCVAHKVSSYKWEVTKVNLEHNHAMLTSDKVNFMQRSRNIDPFTRSLIELFNKSGIETPKVMNLLSETCGGIEKIGFSAQDVRNVIRDIRRRVFDSGDAECVDVDEENRVRGLVWVDPRSLNAYKNFGDVVTFDSTYRTNRYDMPFIPITGVNHHYQNILFGFALIRDEKETTYRWVLKTWLEAVDNKPPITIITDQDIALSNVISEVMPNTNHTYCTWHISSKFPEKLSTLYTQYSEFKTDFNACIYKSLSPTEFEGRWEDLKEKYDLENHNWLNDMYAIRRQWVFAFTKQHFAAGMTTTSRSESMNSFFDEYVKASTGLKEFIENSQKALDSQYLREVQADFDTEYKERRLFSNSSMEIHASKIYTKEMFKRFQKELQKSQSFVVKSMKGCGDYLSKMYLVEKSTLPEINRRNFFLKVSIDGSYSCTCKKFEHSGMICRHMIRYLNKKQKTMIPPDLVTMRWTINGNKVAGPLPCTPRMLGNVVESQTARYSGLCKAFQGTMLNIDAQGTCITTLDPNNCQLAKCRQQCLAQYNGRGMCTAKSGGQSYICNCVHPCAALSPS from the exons GATGATGAAGTAATAGATGTTGATAGTATTGAAGATAAAATTAATGATCCGGGGAAGCGAAAAACGCATAGTGATGATGATGTTGGTTTCGGTTGGAAGAATCACGATGTTCACGGTGATTCCGATGATAGTAATGATTCTTTTAATGGCGATGATGATGATAAAATTAATGATGAAAATTTTATTGGAAATATGAATGATGTAGTTCCTTGTGTTGGTATGATGTTTGATTCGTTGGATGAAGCGGAAAGTTTTTATCGAGGTTATGGTCGAAGTATAGGGTTCGAGATAATTATTCGAAGTAGTCATAAGCATTCAAGAAATGGTGGTATATCGTCACGTTTGTATATATGTCGAAAGGGTGGAAGATTGGGCCCAAAACCCTTGGAAGTTGAAGATAGGGCTAAAGGGAAACGACCTCGAGATGTTATTCCTCGAACTTGTTGTCGTGCTCGTATGTGTGTTGCTCACAAAGTAAGCTCATACAAATGGGAAGTAACCAAGGTCAACCTAGAGCACAATCATGCTATGCTTACATCGGATAAGGTAAATTTCATGCAAAGATCACGCAACATAGATCCGTTTACCCGATCTTTGATTGAGTTATTCAACAAATCAGGTATCGAGACCCCCAAAGTGATGAATTTACTTAGTGAGACGTGTGGTGGTATTGAAAAAATTGGTTTTTCCGCTCAAGACGTACGAAATGTAATACGTGACATTCGAAGACGGGTTTTTGATTCCGGTGATGCGGAGTGTG TGGATGTGGATGAGGAGAATCGGGTTAGGGGTTTGGTGTGGGTTGATCCTCGTTCGCTTAACGCGTACAAGAATTttggagatgtggtgactttcgACTCGACATATCGGACTAATAGGTATGACATGCCTTTTATTCCAATTACGGGAGTGAATCACCACTACCAAAATATTTTGTTTGGATTTGCACTTATAAGGGACGAGAAAGAGACTACTTATAGATGGGTTTTGAAGACTTGGTTGGAAGCGGTCGATAACAAGCCACCTATTACCATTATTACGGATCAAGACATCGCTTTAAGTAATGTCATTTCTGAGGTTATGCCTAACACCAACCATACATATTGTACGTGGCATATTAGTAGCAAGTTTCCCGAGAAACTATCTACTTTGTATACTCAATACTCGGAGTTCAAGACGGATTTTAATGCATGTATCTACAAGTCATTGTCACCAACGGAATTTGAAGGTAGGTGGGAGGACTTGAAagagaaatatgatcttgaaaatCACAATTGGCTAAATGATATGTATGCAATTAGACGGCAATGGGTTTTTGCTTTCACGAAACAACATTTTGCCGCCGGTATGACTACCACCTCAAGGAGCGAGTCTATGAATTCATTTTTTGATGAGTATGTGAAAGCGTCGACCGGTTtgaaagaattcattgagaattCACAAAAAGCTTTGGACTCACAATATTTACGGGAGGTTCAAGCCGATTTTGACACCGAGTACAAGGAAAGGAGACTATTCTCTAACTCGTCAATGGAGATACATGCCTCCAAGATATACACAAAAGAGATGTTTAAGCGATTTCAAAAAGAGCTTCAAAAAAGTCAATCTTTTGTTGTGAAAAGCATGAAAGGTTGTGGAGATTATCTTTCAAAGATGTATTTGGTAGAAAAGTCCACCTTGCCGGAGATTAATAGAAGGAATTTTTTCTTGAAGGTTTCCATCGACGGGAGTTATTCTTGTACATGTAAAAAATTTGAACATTCCGGGATGATTTGTAGACACATGATCCGTTACCTTAACAAGAAACAAAAGACGATGATACCACCAGATCTTGTAACAATGAGGTGGACAATAAACGGAAACAAAGTTGCGGGACCTCTACCGTGTACGCCTCGGATGCTTGGTAATGTTGTAGAATCTCAAACGGCaagatatagtggattgtgtaaAGCTTTCCAAG GTACAATGCTTAACATTGATGCCCAGGGAACATGCATAACTACGTTGGATCCTAATAATTGTCAGCTTGCAAAATGCAGACAACAGTGTCTTGCACAATATAACGGACGTGGAATGTGCACTGCTAAATCAGGTGGCCAGTCATACATATGCAACTGTGTTCATCCTTGTGCAGCACTTTCACCGTCGTAA